From a region of the Triticum aestivum cultivar Chinese Spring chromosome 7D, IWGSC CS RefSeq v2.1, whole genome shotgun sequence genome:
- the LOC123170074 gene encoding GDSL esterase/lipase At4g18970-like: MGAKLGGDAKLQELLSKSVFLISIGSQDLNPRWNPQPDDQPQGSVIRELAELYVDAVRSLYDMGARKLAIVNTGHIGCMPKRRNYVCDQSLNEITAEFSQALPSFIPSVSSEKAGFSYSIGDFYGFETDIFADPTAFGPTCYMTDDYWFWDTEFITEHAAKLTAAAFYYGPSYYTEPITFKALLEKK, from the exons ATGGGGGCCAAGCTGGGTGGCGACGCCAAGCTGCAAGAGCTCCTGTCCAAGTCCGTCTTCCTCATTAGCATCGGCAGCCAGGACCTCAATCCAAGATGGAACCCGCAACCTGATGATCAGCCACAGGGATCCGTGATCCGGGAGCTCGCCGAGTTATATGTGGACGCTGTGAGATCCCTCTATGACATGGGTGCTAGGAAGCTGGCCATTGTAAACACTGGCCACATCGGTTGCATGCCCAAGCGCCGCAACTACGTCTGCGACCAGAGCCTGAACGAAATTACCGCCGAGTTCAGCCAAGCCCTCCCGAGCTTCATTCCGAGCGTCTCATCCGAGAAGGCTGGGTTTTCCTACTCCATCGGTGACTTTTATGGATTCGAAACCGACATCTTCGCCGATCCGACAGCTTTTG GCCCTACGTGCTACATGACCGACGATTACTGGTTTTGGGACACGGAGTTCATTACAGAACACGCTGCCAAGCTGACAGCCGCTGCGTTTTACTATGGTCCATCCTACTATACCGAACCAATTACCTTTAAGGCACTGCTGGAGAAAAAATAA